One genomic region from Conexibacter woesei Iso977N encodes:
- a CDS encoding MFS transporter encodes MSTNQRWVLGLTAAASLLVVLDALVVSTALSTIRLDLHASAAELEWTVNAYALSFAVLLMTAAVLGDRLGRRRILTTGIGVFAAASAGCALAPGIGWLIAFRALQGAGAALVMPVALALLGATFSAELRPRALGVFGAVSGLSVPLGPLLGGAVVEGISWPWIFWLNLPAGLVLAVLVRLRIEESHGPRGAIDLPGLALVTGAALGIVWGLVRGNAAGWGSPEVLAALIAGALLTGGFVVRERVAAAPMLPLRLFASRRFSAGNGAAFFHWGSTFGAVFFMSQFLQTGLGNGPLGAGLRLMPWGATTIIVPQVVGRLIGRLGEQRFVVGGMALHAAAMVWIAVIAAPDVAYARLVVPLVLSGAGVAMSLPATQSAVLGAVEPADIGRASGTFSTLRQLGGAFGVAVLVAVFGRAGGYGSPQAFTDGFVAAIAACAGLAVAAALAGAALPGRRTETTSQTEQDHPTLGEAT; translated from the coding sequence ATGAGCACGAACCAGCGATGGGTGTTGGGGCTGACGGCGGCGGCGTCGCTGCTGGTGGTGCTCGACGCGCTGGTCGTCTCGACGGCGCTGAGCACGATCCGCCTCGACCTTCACGCGTCGGCCGCCGAGCTGGAGTGGACGGTCAACGCGTACGCGCTCAGCTTCGCCGTCCTGCTGATGACGGCCGCTGTCCTGGGCGATCGCCTCGGGCGCCGGCGGATCCTCACGACCGGCATCGGCGTGTTCGCCGCGGCCTCGGCCGGCTGCGCGCTGGCGCCGGGCATCGGGTGGCTGATCGCCTTCCGCGCCCTGCAGGGCGCGGGGGCGGCGCTGGTGATGCCGGTCGCCCTGGCGCTGCTCGGCGCGACGTTCTCCGCCGAGCTGCGGCCGCGCGCGCTGGGCGTGTTCGGCGCGGTGTCGGGCCTGTCGGTCCCGCTCGGCCCGCTGCTCGGCGGGGCGGTCGTCGAGGGGATCTCGTGGCCGTGGATCTTCTGGCTCAACCTCCCGGCGGGGCTGGTGCTGGCCGTCCTCGTGCGCCTGCGGATCGAGGAGAGCCACGGGCCCCGCGGCGCGATCGATCTGCCCGGGCTGGCGCTCGTGACCGGCGCCGCGCTCGGGATCGTGTGGGGCCTGGTCCGCGGCAACGCCGCCGGCTGGGGCAGCCCCGAGGTGCTCGCCGCCCTGATCGCCGGCGCGCTGCTGACCGGCGGCTTCGTCGTGCGCGAGCGGGTCGCCGCCGCGCCGATGCTGCCGCTGCGGCTGTTCGCGTCGCGGCGGTTCTCGGCCGGCAACGGCGCGGCGTTCTTCCACTGGGGCTCGACGTTCGGCGCCGTGTTCTTCATGTCGCAGTTCCTCCAGACCGGCCTCGGGAACGGGCCGCTCGGCGCCGGGCTGCGGCTGATGCCGTGGGGCGCGACGACCATCATCGTCCCCCAGGTGGTCGGCCGTCTGATCGGCCGGCTCGGGGAGCAGCGCTTCGTGGTCGGCGGGATGGCCCTGCACGCCGCGGCGATGGTGTGGATCGCCGTGATCGCCGCGCCGGACGTGGCCTACGCGCGGCTCGTCGTCCCGCTCGTGCTGTCCGGCGCCGGGGTCGCGATGTCGCTGCCGGCGACCCAGAGCGCGGTGCTCGGCGCGGTCGAGCCGGCCGACATCGGCCGGGCGTCGGGCACGTTCTCGACGCTGCGCCAGCTCGGCGGCGCGTTCGGCGTGGCCGTGCTCGTCGCGGTCTTCGGCCGCGCCGGCGGCTACGGCTCGCCGCAGGCGTTCACCGACGGGTTCGTGGCGGCGATCGCCGCCTGCGCGGGGCTCGCGGTGGCCGCGGCGCTCGCGGGCGCGGCGCTGCCCGGCCGGCGAACGGAAACCACTTCACAGACTGAACAAGACCATCCAACACTAGGAGAGGCAACATGA
- a CDS encoding transglycosylase SLT domain-containing protein: protein MPAPVVAAGAAAAGGGGAGAGAGAAGAAGAGAGAGAGAGAGAGAGGAAGSGGAQGAASAQQAAAASKSAAAGKSGALRKTLKGIDYGSQAWENRDQLLKLLLGVAGILMLIIMLPVLAMTTIVTMLGGGVQSQQMQQTQVGTAGGIPAVYVPMYEAAATKYQVNAYALAALHSTESSYGQNPAAFTPNSAGAVGPMQFLPGTWSGYSDAYRSIDGSRPGDYPHQCEPHGCIKDDFDAIAAAARYLQHLGAGPNLDDKTLRAFSYYKGTPPASLPDARTAYNLALALQRANLGGPAIPSGPIPTPVGPPLTRVVALANWIGAQRYHYCWGGGHTQPARPSNGSWCVDDGGRHVSGTAYLGLDCSGSVSLLLQHAGVNVTTRTASGYVGWGLAGKGQHVTIWANSAHVFLEIDGRFWGTSDGNFAGGAGWGPQTTVGFTPRHMQGL from the coding sequence ATGCCGGCGCCGGTCGTGGCAGCGGGCGCCGCGGCCGCGGGCGGCGGCGGCGCGGGGGCGGGCGCGGGTGCGGCGGGGGCCGCGGGCGCCGGGGCGGGTGCGGGCGCCGGAGCCGGCGCAGGCGCTGGGGCCGGTGGCGCCGCGGGGTCCGGCGGGGCGCAGGGCGCCGCGAGCGCGCAGCAGGCGGCCGCGGCGTCCAAGTCGGCGGCGGCGGGCAAGTCCGGCGCGCTGAGGAAGACGCTCAAGGGGATCGACTACGGCTCGCAGGCGTGGGAGAACCGCGACCAGCTCCTGAAGCTGCTGCTCGGCGTCGCGGGCATCCTGATGTTGATCATCATGTTGCCGGTCCTGGCGATGACGACGATCGTCACGATGCTCGGCGGCGGGGTCCAGTCGCAGCAGATGCAGCAGACGCAGGTCGGGACCGCGGGCGGGATCCCGGCCGTCTACGTCCCGATGTACGAGGCCGCGGCGACCAAGTACCAGGTCAATGCCTATGCCTTGGCGGCGTTGCACTCGACCGAGAGCAGCTACGGCCAGAACCCCGCGGCCTTCACCCCGAACTCGGCGGGCGCGGTCGGGCCGATGCAGTTCCTGCCCGGCACCTGGAGCGGGTACTCCGACGCCTACAGGTCGATCGACGGCAGCCGGCCGGGCGACTACCCGCACCAGTGCGAGCCGCACGGCTGCATCAAGGACGACTTCGACGCGATCGCCGCCGCGGCCAGGTACCTGCAGCACCTCGGCGCGGGCCCGAACCTGGACGACAAGACGCTCAGGGCGTTCAGCTACTACAAGGGCACGCCGCCCGCGTCGCTGCCTGACGCGCGTACGGCCTACAACTTGGCGCTCGCGCTGCAGCGGGCCAACCTCGGCGGCCCGGCGATCCCGAGCGGCCCGATCCCGACCCCGGTCGGGCCGCCGTTGACGCGGGTCGTCGCGCTGGCGAACTGGATCGGCGCGCAGAGGTACCACTACTGCTGGGGCGGCGGCCACACGCAGCCGGCGCGCCCGTCGAACGGGTCCTGGTGCGTGGACGACGGTGGCAGGCACGTGTCGGGCACGGCCTACCTGGGCCTCGACTGCTCCGGCTCGGTGTCGCTGCTGCTGCAGCACGCCGGCGTCAACGTCACGACGCGCACGGCCTCGGGCTACGTCGGCTGGGGCCTGGCCGGCAAGGGCCAGCACGTGACGATCTGGGCCAACAGCGCCCACGTGTTCCTGGAGATCGACGGTCGCTTCTGGGGCACGAGCGACGGCAACTTCGCCGGCGGCGCCGGCTGGGGGCCGCAGACGACCGTCGGCTTCACCCCTCGACACATGCAAGGACTGTGA
- a CDS encoding SDR family NAD(P)-dependent oxidoreductase — MNIADRAVLVTGANRGIGEALVEEALSRGARQVYACARGPLAHPDERVTPLLLDITDAAQIAAAAARVEALDILINNAGVALYDDLGDRAILEQHLATNLFGPYDMVQAFLPALRRSRGAIVNVVSVAALAALPVIPSYSVSKAAAFSLSQSLRALLAAEDIDVHAVLSGPVDTDMTRGLEIPKASRGNVAYAILDGVEAGEEEIFPDPMTEPLADGWRSGAVKAMERQNATFVQAAAAPPSLA; from the coding sequence ATGAACATCGCAGACCGAGCCGTCCTCGTCACCGGCGCCAACCGCGGGATCGGTGAGGCGCTCGTCGAAGAGGCGCTGAGCCGGGGCGCGCGGCAGGTCTACGCGTGCGCGCGCGGGCCGCTGGCCCATCCGGACGAGCGCGTCACGCCGCTGCTGCTGGACATCACCGACGCCGCGCAGATCGCCGCCGCGGCCGCGCGGGTCGAGGCGCTCGACATCCTCATCAACAACGCCGGCGTGGCGCTCTACGACGACCTCGGCGATCGTGCGATCCTCGAGCAGCACCTCGCGACCAACCTATTCGGGCCCTACGACATGGTCCAGGCGTTCCTCCCGGCGCTGCGGCGGTCGCGGGGCGCGATCGTCAACGTCGTGTCGGTGGCGGCGCTCGCCGCCCTGCCGGTCATCCCGTCCTACTCGGTGTCCAAGGCCGCGGCGTTCTCGCTGTCGCAGTCGCTGCGCGCGCTGCTGGCCGCGGAGGACATCGACGTGCACGCGGTCCTGTCGGGCCCGGTCGACACCGACATGACGCGCGGGCTGGAGATCCCGAAGGCCTCGCGCGGGAACGTCGCCTACGCGATCCTCGACGGGGTCGAGGCGGGCGAGGAGGAGATCTTCCCGGACCCGATGACCGAGCCGCTGGCCGACGGCTGGCGCAGCGGGGCGGTCAAGGCGATGGAGCGCCAGAACGCGACGTTCGTGCAGGCCGCGGCGGCTCCGCCGTCGCTCGCCTAG
- a CDS encoding VirB4 family type IV secretion system protein, producing the protein MKLRSAAGGAHASTEPNQEAGELLAIEALDQSGLVITREGALVRIIEVAPPNPFVLSQAERQGVAAAFCHLVGRLRPEQSVQFYVQARPVNLDEILLRSRREVEAWAGPAPTPDDALDGRSLSRWRLYAAMEESLRLHADDQAAVQMSAYVIVPYVPRNGSAVDVLRQLKPGGLRLASAALERDLKAHRRAVRESLAHTDAIRSELDALSLPTRLLNGEQVAALLWARFNPTLADGGRRPPVMDTEIVGQLDEPVDAQEAREAATRLRDLIARSSLDFKRSKHYAEVDRDIEQTIYAATTAESTYVGALMGAMMTRQPFTMSVHVHALDRRAERRKLKMGYRRLFAINRGAEARGRVPDFDRYAQEHEAERLLGEMAGNEMSGLYRVSIYQSLRARGPEPDPALLAEAVDFCADQLQTAIDCRVHRGEFQQQELWQSTLPLGRDVCAHARKYAMRNVGDLVPLAGTSCGSPTGIPFGFSDPGRTLELLNPYDRWHANQTLLIAGRSGSGKTLCANVVVSRCLAHGARAFVLDRAGHYTVLTNLIEGARQVEIGADDSEFAINPWDVDDPRNVPLEKIAFLVSLHQVMMGEEGLTTLERSQLGAAIRSVYARAAAEDVPARESLLRSELFERSHAEQNAGALDLAAVLRNLAERLGEFCDEGSYAYLLDRETSVPSDSPLVVFETRRCPEVVLKPVMFSIIEYVTRAIERHRDAYAEDASMEGAPLFTGKSILLIDEGWALVGNPETGAYANDLARRARHLGLFLIVMSQHLSDFDTEHGIALLRNSTMQMFLAQHPEEIPFVKEALRLSDEEAALLGRLKTVKGSHSQMFWVNGTRGRGRVALRIGPTEYWCYTSDPIRDAPLRDRAIAEHGGDVWAGLAALARDGSPEGGVS; encoded by the coding sequence ATGAAGCTCCGCTCCGCCGCCGGCGGCGCCCACGCGTCGACCGAGCCCAACCAGGAGGCCGGCGAGCTGCTGGCCATCGAGGCGCTCGACCAGAGCGGCCTCGTCATCACGCGCGAAGGCGCGCTCGTCCGGATCATCGAGGTCGCGCCGCCGAACCCGTTCGTCCTCTCGCAGGCCGAGCGCCAGGGCGTCGCCGCCGCGTTCTGCCATCTGGTCGGCCGGCTGCGGCCCGAGCAGTCGGTCCAGTTCTACGTCCAGGCGCGGCCCGTGAACCTCGACGAGATCCTGCTGCGTTCGCGCCGCGAGGTCGAGGCGTGGGCCGGCCCGGCACCGACGCCGGACGACGCGCTCGACGGCCGCTCGCTCTCGCGCTGGCGGCTGTACGCGGCGATGGAGGAGTCGCTGCGCCTGCACGCCGACGACCAGGCCGCTGTCCAGATGAGCGCCTACGTGATCGTGCCCTACGTCCCGCGCAACGGGTCGGCGGTCGACGTCCTGCGCCAGCTCAAGCCTGGTGGGCTGCGCCTGGCGAGCGCGGCGTTGGAGCGCGACCTCAAGGCGCACCGGCGCGCGGTCCGGGAGAGCCTCGCGCACACCGATGCGATCCGCTCCGAGCTCGACGCGCTCTCGCTTCCCACGCGGTTGCTGAACGGTGAGCAGGTCGCCGCGCTCCTGTGGGCGCGCTTCAACCCGACGCTCGCCGACGGCGGCCGTCGGCCGCCGGTCATGGACACCGAGATCGTAGGCCAGCTCGACGAGCCGGTCGACGCGCAGGAGGCGCGTGAGGCCGCGACGCGCCTGCGCGACCTGATCGCCCGCTCGTCCCTGGACTTCAAGCGCTCCAAGCACTACGCGGAGGTCGACCGCGACATCGAGCAGACGATCTACGCGGCGACGACCGCGGAGTCGACCTACGTCGGCGCGCTGATGGGCGCGATGATGACCCGCCAGCCGTTCACGATGAGCGTGCACGTCCACGCGCTCGACCGCCGCGCCGAGCGGCGCAAGCTGAAGATGGGCTACCGGCGGCTGTTCGCGATCAACCGCGGCGCCGAGGCGCGCGGACGCGTCCCGGACTTCGACCGCTACGCGCAGGAGCACGAGGCCGAGCGGCTCCTGGGCGAGATGGCCGGCAACGAGATGTCGGGCCTGTACCGCGTCTCGATCTACCAGTCGCTGCGCGCGCGTGGCCCGGAGCCGGACCCGGCGCTGCTGGCGGAGGCGGTCGACTTCTGCGCCGACCAGCTGCAGACCGCGATCGACTGCCGGGTGCACCGCGGCGAGTTCCAGCAGCAGGAGCTGTGGCAGTCGACGCTGCCGCTCGGCCGCGACGTCTGCGCGCACGCGCGCAAGTACGCGATGCGCAACGTCGGCGACCTCGTGCCGCTGGCCGGGACGTCGTGCGGGTCGCCGACCGGGATCCCGTTCGGGTTCAGCGACCCGGGCCGGACGCTCGAGCTGCTCAACCCCTACGACCGCTGGCACGCCAACCAGACGCTGCTGATCGCCGGGCGGTCCGGCTCGGGCAAGACGCTGTGCGCGAACGTGGTGGTGTCGCGCTGCCTGGCGCACGGGGCGCGCGCGTTCGTGCTCGACCGCGCGGGCCACTACACGGTGCTGACGAACCTGATCGAGGGCGCGCGGCAGGTCGAGATCGGCGCCGACGACTCGGAGTTCGCGATCAACCCGTGGGACGTCGACGACCCGCGCAACGTGCCGCTGGAGAAGATCGCCTTCCTCGTCTCGCTGCATCAGGTGATGATGGGCGAGGAGGGCCTGACGACGCTGGAGCGCTCGCAGCTCGGCGCGGCGATCCGGTCGGTCTACGCGCGGGCGGCCGCGGAGGACGTCCCGGCGCGCGAGTCGCTGCTGCGCTCGGAGCTGTTCGAGCGCTCGCACGCGGAGCAGAACGCCGGCGCGCTCGACCTCGCGGCCGTGCTGCGCAACCTCGCCGAGCGCCTCGGTGAGTTCTGCGACGAAGGCTCCTACGCGTACCTGCTGGATCGCGAGACCAGCGTCCCGTCGGACTCGCCGCTGGTCGTCTTCGAGACGCGGCGCTGCCCGGAGGTCGTCCTGAAGCCCGTGATGTTCTCGATCATCGAGTACGTCACGCGTGCGATCGAGCGCCACCGCGACGCGTACGCCGAGGACGCCTCGATGGAGGGCGCGCCGCTGTTCACCGGCAAGTCGATCCTGCTGATCGACGAGGGCTGGGCCCTCGTCGGCAACCCGGAGACCGGGGCCTACGCGAACGACCTCGCGCGCCGCGCGCGGCACCTTGGCCTGTTCCTGATCGTGATGTCGCAGCACCTCAGCGACTTCGACACCGAGCACGGGATCGCGCTGCTGCGCAACTCGACGATGCAGATGTTCCTGGCCCAGCACCCGGAGGAGATCCCGTTCGTCAAGGAGGCGCTGCGGCTGTCGGACGAGGAGGCGGCGCTGCTGGGGCGGCTGAAGACCGTCAAGGGCTCGCACTCGCAGATGTTCTGGGTCAACGGGACGCGCGGGCGCGGGCGGGTCGCGCTGCGGATCGGGCCGACCGAGTACTGGTGCTACACGTCGGACCCGATCCGGGACGCGCCGCTGCGCGACCGGGCCATCGCCGAGCACGGCGGCGACGTGTGGGCAGGGCTGGCGGCGCTGGCGCGGGACGGCAGCCCTGAGGGCGGCGTGAGCTGA
- a CDS encoding methyltransferase domain-containing protein, translating into MPLTSASLRAHAAVPMMNPMGEADVDRAIAALALAPGARVVETGCGAGEVLLRVLEAHPGATGLGVDPDADALDRMRVAAARRVPGREPEVVQAAADAAGLEAGGFDLVVNVAASHAHGGFPDALAELAALARPDGGVVLLGEAYWTRAPSPEFLEALGGATADELPLGLDALQDAARAAGLEALAVAACTEADFAAYEEGLAAEAERYDDAEAVAYAGRIRERRALPGGASTLGFALLTLRRGP; encoded by the coding sequence GTGCCTCTGACGTCCGCCTCGCTGCGCGCCCATGCGGCGGTGCCGATGATGAACCCGATGGGCGAGGCGGACGTCGACCGGGCGATCGCCGCGCTGGCGCTCGCGCCCGGCGCGCGGGTGGTCGAGACGGGGTGCGGAGCGGGCGAGGTCCTGCTCCGCGTCCTGGAGGCCCATCCGGGCGCGACCGGCCTCGGCGTGGATCCCGACGCGGACGCGCTGGATCGGATGCGGGTCGCCGCGGCGCGGCGGGTGCCGGGCCGTGAGCCGGAGGTCGTGCAGGCGGCCGCGGACGCGGCCGGGCTGGAGGCGGGCGGCTTCGACCTGGTGGTCAACGTCGCGGCCTCCCACGCGCACGGCGGCTTCCCGGACGCGCTGGCCGAGCTGGCGGCGCTGGCGCGGCCGGACGGCGGCGTGGTCCTGCTCGGCGAGGCGTACTGGACGCGCGCGCCGTCGCCGGAGTTCTTGGAGGCCTTGGGCGGCGCGACGGCCGACGAGCTGCCGCTGGGCCTCGACGCGCTCCAGGACGCCGCGCGCGCCGCGGGGCTGGAAGCGCTGGCCGTGGCGGCGTGCACGGAGGCCGACTTCGCGGCCTACGAGGAGGGGCTGGCGGCCGAGGCCGAGCGCTACGACGACGCCGAGGCGGTCGCCTACGCCGGGCGCATCCGCGAGCGCCGCGCGCTGCCCGGCGGCGCCTCGACGCTCGGGTTCGCGCTGCTCACGCTGCGCCGCGGTCCCTGA
- a CDS encoding carboxypeptidase-like regulatory domain-containing protein → MIVLAGPTPAHADGTYVVSQCRTPSGGSAGVNFTVDAWASSIDHAASTCPVGAYNLLMAPGVVHPKVDSMTARFYAPADTFITTYSLWRSVTVGAGSHYFFSVVELANEVENRVGPGCRGDSCRGLGTTSSPLSSSNLFVGRPATPIDAVGLYVSCGYSTADEPDCPAATPAISVNLYRADITLWDGSNPTFQSTPSGPLLSTTNTLTGPQQVSFQVADRGGGVALVGVEIDGNVVASGTFGDSSHSCAVPYTKPVPCPLTAGGTLTYDTSRIADGPHRLRVFVRDAAGNQTFWGPVTIKTYNTPPDMSCVPTPLAADGGSIRSVIVPTPTSSKAHPKGQPTLTMAYGRKAMIGGTLRDANGNQVPGASVCIASQDAGTSGPYTPITKVTTAANGTFSANLPTGASRSVIAIARVAGGAVVGTAKLRVQPRIVARPQRRTLRNGQLLVIDGRVSGGPIPQRGVALNLQAVRDGRWQGFADAFRTRPDGTFRFRYRFTRTLGVQRYRLRIRAYAQAGYPYQTGFSKALTIRVAGS, encoded by the coding sequence GTGATCGTCCTCGCGGGGCCCACCCCGGCACATGCCGACGGCACCTACGTGGTGTCGCAGTGCAGGACCCCTTCGGGCGGCAGTGCCGGCGTCAACTTCACGGTCGACGCCTGGGCCTCTTCGATCGACCACGCCGCGAGCACCTGCCCGGTCGGGGCCTACAACTTGCTGATGGCCCCCGGGGTCGTCCACCCCAAGGTCGACTCGATGACCGCCCGGTTCTATGCCCCGGCCGACACGTTCATCACCACCTACTCGCTCTGGCGCAGCGTCACGGTCGGCGCCGGATCGCACTACTTCTTCAGCGTCGTGGAGCTCGCCAACGAGGTCGAGAACCGCGTCGGTCCCGGATGCCGCGGCGACTCCTGCAGGGGGCTGGGCACGACGAGCTCCCCGCTGTCGTCGTCCAATCTCTTCGTGGGCAGGCCCGCGACGCCGATCGACGCCGTCGGCCTGTACGTCTCCTGCGGCTATTCCACGGCCGACGAACCCGACTGCCCGGCGGCGACCCCGGCGATCAGCGTCAACCTCTACCGGGCCGACATCACGCTGTGGGACGGGAGCAACCCCACGTTCCAGTCCACGCCGAGCGGCCCGCTGCTGTCCACGACCAACACGCTGACCGGGCCCCAGCAGGTGTCGTTCCAGGTCGCCGACAGGGGCGGCGGGGTCGCGCTGGTGGGCGTCGAGATCGACGGCAACGTCGTCGCCAGCGGGACGTTCGGGGACAGCTCGCACTCGTGCGCGGTCCCGTACACCAAGCCGGTGCCGTGCCCGCTGACCGCCGGCGGCACGCTGACCTACGACACCAGCAGGATCGCCGACGGCCCACACAGGCTGCGGGTCTTCGTCCGCGACGCCGCCGGCAACCAGACCTTCTGGGGCCCGGTCACGATCAAGACCTACAACACGCCTCCGGACATGTCGTGCGTCCCGACACCGCTGGCCGCGGACGGCGGGTCGATCCGTTCGGTGATCGTGCCCACGCCGACGAGCAGCAAGGCGCACCCCAAGGGCCAACCCACGCTCACCATGGCTTACGGCCGCAAGGCGATGATCGGCGGAACGCTGCGTGACGCGAACGGCAACCAGGTGCCGGGCGCGTCGGTGTGCATCGCGTCGCAGGATGCAGGCACGAGCGGGCCGTACACGCCGATCACGAAGGTGACGACCGCGGCCAACGGCACGTTCAGCGCGAACCTCCCGACCGGCGCGTCGCGGTCGGTGATCGCCATCGCCCGCGTCGCCGGCGGGGCGGTCGTCGGGACCGCGAAGCTCCGCGTGCAGCCCCGGATCGTCGCCAGGCCGCAGCGCCGGACGCTGCGCAACGGGCAGCTGCTGGTGATCGACGGGCGCGTCAGCGGCGGGCCCATCCCGCAGCGCGGCGTCGCGCTCAACCTCCAGGCCGTCCGCGACGGCCGCTGGCAGGGCTTCGCCGACGCGTTCCGGACCCGGCCCGACGGCACCTTCCGGTTCCGCTACCGCTTCACCCGCACGCTCGGCGTCCAGCGCTACCGGCTCCGCATCCGCGCCTACGCGCAGGCGGGCTACCCGTACCAGACGGGGTTCTCGAAGGCCCTGACGATCCGGGTCGCCGGGTCGTAG
- a CDS encoding sigma-70 family RNA polymerase sigma factor has product MATNDRALTLARAGDDDAFRALTDPYRHELQLHCYRIVGSTQDAEDLVQETMLAAWRGLEQFDQRASIRTWLYRIATNRSVDALRASARRPRRLDAMTELPEPSRRADPVWLEPYPDVLLEGLPDAAPGPDARYEVKEAISLAFVTGLQRLPPQQRAVLVLRDVLGFQAAEVAAMLDTTETAVHSLLRRARATVDSRLPTAAGRERAPLPGSRAERAIVGRFAEAVEAGDVETVVRLLTDDAWLRMPPQPYEYQGGAAIGRFLHDREARRGSPWRLVPTRANGQPAFGCYLPCPHTTIARPGGLLVLTLAGGDISAITWFADNSVFPHFGLPRTLAV; this is encoded by the coding sequence ATGGCCACCAACGACCGCGCGCTGACGCTCGCTCGGGCCGGCGACGATGACGCCTTCCGCGCGCTGACGGACCCCTACCGGCATGAGCTACAACTTCACTGCTACCGGATCGTCGGCTCGACGCAGGACGCCGAGGACCTCGTCCAGGAGACGATGCTCGCGGCGTGGCGCGGGCTCGAGCAGTTCGACCAGCGCGCGTCGATCCGCACCTGGCTGTACAGGATCGCGACCAACCGCAGCGTCGACGCGCTGCGCGCCAGCGCCCGGCGGCCGAGGCGCCTCGACGCGATGACCGAGCTGCCCGAGCCCAGCCGCCGCGCCGACCCGGTCTGGCTGGAGCCCTACCCCGACGTCCTGCTCGAAGGGCTGCCGGACGCCGCGCCCGGGCCCGACGCGCGCTACGAGGTCAAGGAGGCGATCTCGCTCGCGTTCGTGACCGGCCTGCAGCGCCTCCCGCCCCAGCAGCGGGCCGTCCTGGTCCTGCGCGACGTGCTCGGCTTCCAGGCCGCCGAGGTCGCCGCGATGCTCGACACGACCGAGACCGCGGTCCACAGCCTGCTGCGGCGCGCCCGCGCGACCGTCGACAGCCGCCTGCCCACCGCCGCCGGCCGCGAGCGCGCGCCGCTGCCCGGCTCACGCGCCGAGCGCGCGATCGTCGGGCGCTTCGCCGAGGCCGTCGAGGCCGGCGACGTCGAGACCGTCGTGAGGCTGCTGACCGACGACGCGTGGCTGCGGATGCCGCCCCAGCCCTACGAGTACCAGGGCGGCGCCGCGATCGGGCGCTTCCTCCACGACCGCGAGGCGCGTCGCGGCAGTCCCTGGCGGCTGGTCCCGACCCGCGCCAACGGCCAGCCGGCCTTCGGCTGCTACCTGCCCTGCCCCCACACGACCATCGCCCGCCCCGGCGGCCTGCTCGTGCTCACGCTCGCCGGCGGCGACATCAGCGCGATCACCTGGTTCGCCGACAACAGCGTCTTCCCCCACTTCGGGCTCCCGCGCACGCTCGCGGTGTAG